The DNA window TGGAGAGCGTTGGTCTAAGACTGCTTGTGACTACTTCTTAGCCTTAGAGGAAGGCATCAATCAGTTGCCTGGCTTTGCGCCAGAAATACAAGGTGTATACATTACTGAACAATCGAATGGGCATAAACAAGCATATGGCTATGTATTGAAAAAAGAATATGAAATGTAAATTTATACGATTTGATACAAGGACTGTAGGAATTACTAAAATTTCTTATACATTGATTAAACTGACAACGGGCCGCCGTCGTGAAATACATCCTATTATGTACATCATGACTGTGGCATTCATCATTCACTTTGCTATTTAAATAGCATATACTATGAATCATATAGCATAGTCTATTAAAAGAAAATCTAGCGTGTTATATGAGCTTAGCACTTTAGGGCTCTAATTACGCAAGGAGGTTATATGAATTCGACAGTTATTTTAAAAGGGAATATCTTATATACACCGCGTCCTTCAGAATTTATATCGATTCAACATGGCTACATCATTGCCGTAGATGGTATAGTCGTATATTGTGGTGAAAGTATTCCACCAGCTTATGCAGATTATGAGGTTACTGATTATGGTGATAATCTCATTATTCCTGGCTTTGTAGATACACATGCACACGCTCCACAGTATTGTAATCGTGGCCTTGGGATGGATAAAGAACTTTTACCTTGGTTAGAAACCTATACATTTCCTGAAGAGGCAAAGTTTAGTGATCTAGATTATGCACGGTTAGTATATGGTGCCTTTGTACAAGACTTATGGCGCAATGGGACTACTAGAAGCATATTGTTCGGCACTATCCATAAAGAGAGCACGTTAGTGTTGATGGAACTTTTACAAAAAGCTGGATTATCTGCCTATGTAGGCAAAGTTAATATGGACCGCAATAGTCCAGATTTCTTGATTGAGGAAACAAGTCAATCTTTAGCGGATACGAAAGATTGGTTAGAAGCATCGGCTTCATTTGGTCCATTGGTAAAACCTATAATTACTCCTCGGTTTGTACCATCCTGTACAAGTGAGTTAATGTCTGGGCTAGGTAAATTGGCCGAAGAGTACAATGTACCAATACAATCCCATTTATCGGAAAATCACGGAGAAATCGATTGGGTTGCATCCTTACATCCGGAGTCACCAAATTATACAGATGTGTATTATGAACATAAATTAATGGGGCGGACGCCAACGGTAATGGCTCATTGCATTCATTTAAGTGATGTAGAAATGGAGCGTATGGCTGAAACACAAACTATGGTATCTCATTGTCCATATTCTAATGTAAACCTATCAAGTGGTATTGCACCAATTCGTAAGCTCATGAAACGGAATATACCAATTGGTTTAGGCTCTGATATTTCTGGTGGTCATATGGTATCAATGGCAAAGGTTCTTACAGAAGCCATTGGATTATCCAAAATGAAATGGGTGGAAGTAGATTCAAATTATGCGCCCCTCACATTAAGTGAAGCCTTCTATATGGCTACGAAGGGTGGTGGTAAGTTCTTTGGTAAGGTGGGGAGCTTTGAAAAAGGTTGTGACCTAGATGCCCTTATTATTGATGATACAACACTATTTGACCCGAATGAACGCACCTTAGAGGAGCGATTAGAGCGTTGGTTATATGTTGGTGATGATCGACATATCGTTGAGCGCTATGTAGCGGGCCATGTATTACCTAATCCGCAAGGTTTTCAAGGTTAATAGTTAACCTGTATTAAAGTTGGAAAAAAAGAATTTACATAGTATCCATAGCAGGTAGTTTGTATAGCATGCAATCTACCTGTTTTATTTTGACCTCGTGTTGCGCATCAATGCCTGTGGTGTATAATAAAAAGATATATAAATTAAGAAAGTGGGGTACTTGATGGATATATTAGGGGCAAGGCGCTCTATAGAACAGAAGTTACTTATGCAATCCGTAGGGCTAATGGCCCTTGTAGCAGTAAGTGGCACTATAATGGGGATTGTTACCGGTTCTAGTGCGGTCTTATTAGATGGTGTGTTTTCCTTTGTCGATGTTGTTATTAAGATCATGATGCTCATGACGGCCAAGTTAATAGCCCGTGAAACGAGTAAGCGCTTTCAATTTGGGTATTGGCAGTTTGAACCTTTGGTACTGGCTGTAGAAGGCTTCTTTATATTACTAATTGTAATTTACGCTCTATCTAGTGGCATTACAGATCTTATATCGGGCGGCCGTCATGTAGATTTTGGACCAGCCATTTATTATGCCATCTTCTTTACCGTAGCTGATACAATCTATTACTTGTATGTACGACGGATTAACAAGAGTTTACAGTCCAACTTAATTAAATTTGATAATGTGAGTTGGTATGTTGACGCGTTACTGGAAGCAGCTATCTTGATTAGTTTCGTAGTGGCTATTATGTTAGAAGGAACTGAATATGCCGATTGGGCCGCTTATATTGACCCAATTGTTCTTATTGTATTGGCTGTACAGATGATACCGTCAGCGTTCCGTATTATTATCCCATCCGTAAAACAAGTATTGGGATGGGCACCGACTTCATTGCATAATGAAGTGCAAGAAATTATGGATCGCTTTATGGAAAAGTACAATTTCAAAGATTACGTTTCTAGTGTACAAGTATATGGGAACACTCGAATTATTGAAATTGATATTTTAGTTCGTAAGAACTTCCCTTATCAAACGATTGCTGAAATCGATGCGATTCGTAATGAAATTGACCAGGAAATCGGAGGGAATCCAACGGAAAAATGGGTAACCATTTCTTTCACAGGCACCCGAAAATGGATGGCAAAAGATTATTTACTAGAAGAAGATGATGATGAATAGCATAAAAATTACTTAGAAATCTAGTAGATAGCCTATAATTTAATGATAAATACACCAATATATGGTATACTTAAACGTATTGAATATATTGTTCGTAGCATAGTTGGAAGATGAGGTTTATAGTATGTTAGACTTGAAATTTGTCCGTGAAAATATTGATTTAGTGCAACAAAACTTAGATAATCGTCACACGAAAGGCGATTTGGAAACCTTTGTATCCGCTTATGATGAACGTCGTCAGTTGATTGGTAAAGTAGAGGAGTTAAAAGCTCTTCGTAATTCTGTAACTGAAGAAATTAGCCAATTAAAACGCAATAAAGAAAATGCGGATGATAAAATCGCAGAAATGAAAAAAGTAGGCGATGATATTGCAGAGCTTGATAATCGTATTCGCGATGTAGAAGCTAAATTACGTGATGCGGCTTTGATGTTGCCAAATATGTGCGATGCATCTGTTCCTGTTGGCGCTGATGAAGATGAAAATGTGGAACAACGTAAATGGGGCGAACCACGTCAATTTGACTTTGATGTACAAGCTCATTGGGATTTAGGTGAAAATCTTGATATCCTTGATTTCAATCGCGCTGGTAAAATGAGCGGTGCTCGTTTCACTGTATATAAAGGTTTAGGTGCTCGTTTAGAACGTGCTCTTATTAACTTCATGGTTGATCTTCATGTAGATAAACAAGGCTACACTGAAATGATGACTCCATATATGGTAACTCGTGAAACCTTGACAGGTACTGGTCAATTACCTAAATTTGCTGAAGATATGTACCATGTAGAGGATACAGAATACTTCTTGATCCCTACAGCAGAGGTTACATTGACTAATTATCATAGCGGTGAAATCTTGAGCGAAGAAGAGTTGCCTAAATACTATACTGCATTTACAGCGTGCTTCCGTGCTGAAGCTGGTTCTGCAGGTCGTGATACACGTGGTCTTATTCGCCAACATCAATTCAACAAAGTTGAAATGGTTAAATTAGCTAAGCCTGAAGATTCTTATGCAGAATTAGAAAAGTTAACTGATAATGCAGAAGAAGTATTGCGTTTATTGGAATTACCATTCCGTGTAATTACACTTTGCACAGGTGATATTGGCTTTGGTTCTGCTAAAACATATGACGTAGAGGTATGGATGCCAGCTCAAGGCAAGTACAGAGAAATCTCTTCTTGCTCCAATATGACTGATTTCCAAGCTCGTCGTGCAAATATTAAATTCCGTCGTGGACCTAAAGGTAAACCAGAATTCCTTCATACATTAAATGGCTCTGGTCTTGCTGTGGGCCGTACAGTAGCAGCTATCTTGGAAAATTACCAACAAGCTGATGGTTCTGTTGTAATTCCTAAGGTACTTGTTCCTTACATGGGTGGCGTAGAAGTAATCAAGGCAGCAAAATAAGAGGGGGCATTTGATGAAGTTCTTTATTGATACCGCAGAATTTGATGAGATAAAAGAAGCGTATGCTTTTGGTTTTATCGATGGTGTTACTACTAACCCATCCCTTATCGTGAAAGCTAAACGCGATTTAAAACAAGTTATTTCTGAAATTGCAAATCTTGTAGAAGGTCCTGTAAGTGCAGAGGTTATTGCTTCCGATGCAGAAGGCATGATCGCTGAAGCTCATGAGCTTGTAAAATTAGGCTCTAATGTAGTTATTAAAGTGCCTATGACTCCAGAAGGCCTTAAAGCTGTTGCCGTGTTGAGCAAAGAAGGTATTAAAACAAATGTAACATTAATCTTCTCTGCTAACCAAGCTTTATTGGCAGCCCGTGCAGGTGCTACCTATGTGAGCCCATTTGTTGGCCGTATTGATGATATCAGCATGGATGGCCTTACATTAATTCAAGATATTGCAGACATATTTGCTATTCATGGTATTGAAACTGAAATTATTGCAGCTAGTGTGAGAACACCATTGCATATCATACAATGTGCTAAAGCCGGTGCTCATATTGCAACAGTGCCATTCAAAGTACTTATGCAAGCTATGAAACATCCGTTGACGGATGCAGGGCTTGAAAAATTTATGGCAGATTGGAAACAAGCTAATCAATAAGTTAAGTATTCGGCTCAATGTAAGAGTCATATTACAATACACACAGGACTTATAAGGAGGCCTATTATGGATCGTACATTATCTTTGGAATTTGCTCGTGTCGTTGAAGCGGCTGCTTTACGCAGTGGTCGGTTACTTGGCCGCGGTCAAAAGGATGCAGCGGATGGTCTTGCTGTAGATGCAATGCGTCAAGCATTTGACTCTGTTCGTATTTCTGGTACAGTAGTTATCGGCGAAGGCGAAATTGATGAAGCGCCTATGCTTTACATTGGTGAACATGTAGGTGCTGGTGGTCCAGAAGTAGATATCGCAGTTGACCCAATTGAAGGCACAAACTTGATTGCAAAAGGCCAAAATGGTGCGATTGCAGTTATGGCTATTGCTGAAAAAGGTGGCTTGTTACATGCACCAGATATGTACATGGAAAAACTTTGCGTTGGTCCTCGTGGTGCAGGTGCTATCGATATTACTAAATCTTTAACTGAAAATATCAAAAATGTAGCGGCAAAAATGAATCGCAATGTCGATGAAATTACACTTGTTATGCTTGATCGTGAACGTCATCATGGTTTGATGAAAGAAGCCCGTGATCTTGGTGCACGTATTATGTTAATTTCTGATGGTGATGTTAACCCAGCTATGGAATGTTGTATTGAAGGTTCTGGGGTACACATGGTTGTTGGTACTGGTGGTGCACCAGAAGGCGTATTGGCTGCAGCTGCTTTGAAATGCGTAGGTGGCGATATGCAAGCCCGCTTGAAACCAGAAACAGAAGAAGAAATTCGTCGTTGTCATGAAATGGGTATTACCGATGTAAATCAAGTACTTACATTGGATGATTTAGTTCGTACAGATGATGTTATCTTTGCGGCTACTGCTATTACTCGAGGTAATTTATTGAATGCTATTCAATACTTCCCAGGTGGTGCGCGTACACATACTATCGTAATGCGTTCTAAAACAGGTACTGTTCGTTTCTTAGATACAGTGCATATGGATGAGAAGTTAAAATCCTTAAAAACCAAATAATAATTAAGCCCCTCAAAATTGATATGTCCTCCCCATTTTTACTGGTTGTCCAGTAAAGGGGGTACATATCAAAAATGAGGGGCTTTTTTTCTCAGTATTTTCTCACAGTCTCTTGATGAGATATATCGAAAAATAGTATAATAACATTTAGTATATGACGTTATAAATACAACGTCTTGTAGTTCATACAAGATGATCGATATAAAGTGTAGGAGGAATTCTGTTGGAAAAGCTAATCATTCAAGGTGGCAACCGGTTGGAAGGCCGTGTACGTGTTAGTAGTGCTAAAAATGCGGTACTCCCTATTATTGCCGGTACTTTGCTAGCATCAACACCTAGTAAATTACTTGAAATTCCAAATTTGGAAGATGTAGGTACAATTTGCCAAGTTATCGAGTCTTTGGGGGTTAAAATTACTCGTAATAAAGCAGATGATGAAATTATCTTCGATGCGTCTACATTGACTGCTACGGAAGCTCCTTATGAGCTTGTACGCAAAATGCGTGCATCTTTCCTCGTAATGGGGCCACTTTTAGCGCGCAAAGGGGAGGCTAAAATCTCCATGCCAGGTGGTTGTGCGATTGGTGCCCGTCCTATCGATCTTCACCTAAAAGCATTCGAAGCACTAGGTGCTAAAATTGAAATTACTGAAGATTATGTATATGCTCATGCTCCAGAAGGCCTTAAAGGCACTCAAATTTACTTGGATTTCCCAAGTGTAGGGGCTACAGAAAATGTAATTATGGCAGCTTCCATGGCGGAAGGTAAAACTGTTATCGAAAATGCTGCGGAAGAACCTGAGATCGTTGATTTAGCAACATTCTTGAATGCAATGGGCGCTAATATTCGCGGTGCTGGTACAAATGTAATCCGCATTGAAGGTGTGCCTCAATTACATGGTGCAATTCATACGGTTATTCCTGACCGTATCGAAGCTGGTACATATTTGATTGCTGCTGCTATGGCTGGTGGTGACGTATTTGTAGAAAATGCATTGCCAGAACATTTGAAACCAGTAGTAGCTAAGTTAAAAGAAGCTGGCGTTACTGTAGAGGAAGAAATTGATGGTATTCGCGTTATCAGTACTGGCAAAGGCATTAAAGCTGTTGATATTAAAACATTGCCATACCCAGGTTTCCCAACAGATATGCAAGCTCAATTTATGGCGCTTACTACAATCGCTGAAGGTACAAGTACTGTAACAGAAACTGTATTTGAAAATCGCTTCATGCACGTTGCGGAACTTCGCAAAATGGGTGCCCATATCGATATCGACAACCGTCAAGCGATTGTAGAAGGTATGCCACGCTTACATGGTGCTGTAGTTAATGCTACAGACTTGCGTGCAGGTGCGGCTCTTGTTTGTGCTGCGTTGATTGCAGAAGGTAGAACTGAAGTAGGTCGTCTACATCATATCGATCGTGGTTATGATGATTTCGTAGGTAAATTGCAAAGGTTAGGTGCTGATATTGTTCGGGTTGACGAATAAAAGTACAGAGCCAAAACAGAATAAAAAGAAACGAAGCCGGCGCTCAAAAGGGCCGGCTTTATACAACGAGCAACAAAACTTAGGTGCTGCAAAGGTTGAAAATGCTAAAACCAGTTCTAATCGTAAACCATTACGAAGGACGAAACGCAAGTCTACGAAGCTTTCAGAAGGCGTAGCTAAGCAAGCTAGCCATTTGGCTTCCAATATGCGCGAAGCAATGGTTAAAGTCACCAAAATGCGCCGTGTTGAGCGTCGTAATCGTGAAACTGTTGCCATAGCGAAAACTACACCTGCTATGACATTAAAGCGATTAGTTCGTCCTGAACAAGTAGGCGATTTAATGGGACGATTGAATCGTTCATTGAATTTTGACTTAGGTATAGATTTGGGAACTGCCAATATTCTTATCTTTGCTAAAGGGAAAGGGCTTGTCTTAGATGAGCCTGCCTATATTGCGCGGGATGATAAAACTGGAGATATTCTTGCCTTAGGTGAAGCTGCACGTTCTATGGTTGGGCGTACACCTAAAGGTATATCTGTTATTCGTCCTGTTCAAGCGGGTGTTATCGCAGATTACGATATGACCGAATTTATGTTAAAATACTTTATTCGTTCCGTTGTGCCTGCTTCCAGATTGATGAAAACGCGTATTATCGTATGTGTGCCATCTGGAATTACGCCTGTTGAAAAACGTGCTATTTTAGAGGCTTTACTTAGAACAGGCGCTAAAAAGACTGTTCTTATAGAGGAACCATTAGCAGCCGCTATGGGTACAGGCCTCAATGATGCTGACCAAGTTGGAGCTATGGTTGTCGATGTAGGTGGCGGTACTACTGATATTGCCGTTCTTTGTGATACTGGCGTTGTAGTGAGTGAATCCCTTCGCATTGGGGGAGATTCCTTCAATGAATCTATTATTCGCTATATACGTCGTAAGAAGAGACTTGTTATTGGACCTTTAACAGCAGAAAAGATAAAGATTTCTGTTGGTACCGTAGATCGACGAGCTAAAGAACGAACTATAGAGGTTAGAGGGCGTGATGCTAGCTCTGGACTGCCTAAGATGGTTGCTGTTAATTCCTTAGAAATTCAACGTGCCTTAGAGGCGCAAGTGATGAATATTCTAGAAGGCATTAAATCGATTTTAGAAAAAACGCCTCCAGAACTTGTAGCAGCCATTAATGATCATGGTATTATTCTGACAGGTGGCGGTGCTCTCATCGATGGTTTAGATCGTGTTATTACACGTTCTGTTGGTATTGCATCTTATTTGGTAGACTCTCCGCGATATGCTGTTATCAAAGGGGTTGCAAAAGCTCTTGATGAAATGTCACAATTGCGTGATACATTGGATGAATTACAATAAAATATTTCATTGAAATAATGTAAAATTTGGAGAAGTTACTATTTATAGATAGGCCATTGAAAAATGGAATGACCGTAGATAGTAACTTCTTTTTTAGTGCATCCTTTTTGTAATTTTCATCTATATGATGTATACTATAGTAAAAGTATATTGCATAAAATTGATGTATGAATATAAATTTATCAATATGGGTTGTCGCTATAGAGGAATTGTAAATGAAACGATATTTATATATGACTTTTGCTGTGTTAGGCTTTCTAGGCAGTACAATACCTTATGCGGAAGCTGGAAATTTAACCGGCGTACGTGTATCTAATCACGAAGGTACAAGTCGAATCGTATTAGATGTGTCTGAAATGCCTGTATCTTGGACTAAATCTTATAATGAGTCCACACATGCTCTTACCCTTAACCTAGGTGGTACCACAAATGGATTGACTGGACCTGTAGCTCAAAATAACACGAAAACAGGTGTTTTAAAAGGTATTGGTTTGCAACCTGTTAATGGCGCTTTACAAGTAACATTGACGGCTAATAAGGATGTACAACACCATGAGTTTACATTGGAAAAGCCATCGCGTATTGTAGTGGATTTATTTTCTAGCTATGCTCAACAAACAACAAAAGATGTAAATAAATCCGTTACGTATAGCAAGATTAATAACACTGTAGCAGAAGGTAAGATTCAAGCCTTTGCGTTATCTGTTGATAATGATTCACCTATGGTAGTAGCCCATGTTCCAGAAGGAAAAACCTTATCATCTGTGATTCAATCACATACTGCCATCATTGGAGCAAAGGTAAAGGGCGGAAGTTTTGATCGTCCTTATTCAGTAGCTAGTGATGGAACGATTGATTTAGAGCGTATTTCTAATCGTGGCACCTTGCGATATACACCAAATCGGGGATATTTTATTGAGGAAAAGAGACCATTATTACAAGCTAAAACACAAAAAGATAGCTTCCTAATTACATCTGTTAATACAGGACGTAAAGAAAATGCCTTGACCCTATATACATCAGCTTATGGGCCTTCTACAAAAACTAATGATTTCGGCTATGAAGTGACGGTAGCCAATGGCAAGGTTGTTAGTGGTCAAAAAGGAAATTCTAAAATTGGAGAAAACCAATATGTATTATCTGGGCATGGAGAATCAAGAGATGCACTGCGTAAATTAAAAGTGGGCACACCGATTACGATTCAAAATAGACCGGAGTTAGCACAAGTTAGCACCACTGGTGGTGCAGCGCTACAAGCGGGTACTATGGTATTGAAGAATGGCAATTATGTAGGTGCTGATGGGACCCATAATAAAGCTCGTAGTTTCATAGGAACTACAAAAGATCATAATTTAGTGGTCCTCACTGTTGATAAAGCAGGCCTTCAATCTGTAGGGGTCACACAACAAGAAGGGGCCAAACTGTTATCTAATCTAGGTGTCGTAGATGGTGCTGAATTATCAAATCAAGGTAGCGTTGATTTAGTGGTTAATGATACGTACGTACATAAAGCTACTCCAAATCCTACGACCTATGAGGATATTGTAATTATAAAATGAATTCGTTGCATACAATTTTGTTTGAAATATTAGTAATAATTT is part of the Veillonella sp. genome and encodes:
- the guaD gene encoding guanine deaminase is translated as MNSTVILKGNILYTPRPSEFISIQHGYIIAVDGIVVYCGESIPPAYADYEVTDYGDNLIIPGFVDTHAHAPQYCNRGLGMDKELLPWLETYTFPEEAKFSDLDYARLVYGAFVQDLWRNGTTRSILFGTIHKESTLVLMELLQKAGLSAYVGKVNMDRNSPDFLIEETSQSLADTKDWLEASASFGPLVKPIITPRFVPSCTSELMSGLGKLAEEYNVPIQSHLSENHGEIDWVASLHPESPNYTDVYYEHKLMGRTPTVMAHCIHLSDVEMERMAETQTMVSHCPYSNVNLSSGIAPIRKLMKRNIPIGLGSDISGGHMVSMAKVLTEAIGLSKMKWVEVDSNYAPLTLSEAFYMATKGGGKFFGKVGSFEKGCDLDALIIDDTTLFDPNERTLEERLERWLYVGDDRHIVERYVAGHVLPNPQGFQG
- a CDS encoding cation diffusion facilitator family transporter, with product MDILGARRSIEQKLLMQSVGLMALVAVSGTIMGIVTGSSAVLLDGVFSFVDVVIKIMMLMTAKLIARETSKRFQFGYWQFEPLVLAVEGFFILLIVIYALSSGITDLISGGRHVDFGPAIYYAIFFTVADTIYYLYVRRINKSLQSNLIKFDNVSWYVDALLEAAILISFVVAIMLEGTEYADWAAYIDPIVLIVLAVQMIPSAFRIIIPSVKQVLGWAPTSLHNEVQEIMDRFMEKYNFKDYVSSVQVYGNTRIIEIDILVRKNFPYQTIAEIDAIRNEIDQEIGGNPTEKWVTISFTGTRKWMAKDYLLEEDDDE
- the serS gene encoding serine--tRNA ligase codes for the protein MLDLKFVRENIDLVQQNLDNRHTKGDLETFVSAYDERRQLIGKVEELKALRNSVTEEISQLKRNKENADDKIAEMKKVGDDIAELDNRIRDVEAKLRDAALMLPNMCDASVPVGADEDENVEQRKWGEPRQFDFDVQAHWDLGENLDILDFNRAGKMSGARFTVYKGLGARLERALINFMVDLHVDKQGYTEMMTPYMVTRETLTGTGQLPKFAEDMYHVEDTEYFLIPTAEVTLTNYHSGEILSEEELPKYYTAFTACFRAEAGSAGRDTRGLIRQHQFNKVEMVKLAKPEDSYAELEKLTDNAEEVLRLLELPFRVITLCTGDIGFGSAKTYDVEVWMPAQGKYREISSCSNMTDFQARRANIKFRRGPKGKPEFLHTLNGSGLAVGRTVAAILENYQQADGSVVIPKVLVPYMGGVEVIKAAK
- the fsa gene encoding fructose-6-phosphate aldolase, translating into MKFFIDTAEFDEIKEAYAFGFIDGVTTNPSLIVKAKRDLKQVISEIANLVEGPVSAEVIASDAEGMIAEAHELVKLGSNVVIKVPMTPEGLKAVAVLSKEGIKTNVTLIFSANQALLAARAGATYVSPFVGRIDDISMDGLTLIQDIADIFAIHGIETEIIAASVRTPLHIIQCAKAGAHIATVPFKVLMQAMKHPLTDAGLEKFMADWKQANQ
- the glpX gene encoding class II fructose-bisphosphatase, with the translated sequence MDRTLSLEFARVVEAAALRSGRLLGRGQKDAADGLAVDAMRQAFDSVRISGTVVIGEGEIDEAPMLYIGEHVGAGGPEVDIAVDPIEGTNLIAKGQNGAIAVMAIAEKGGLLHAPDMYMEKLCVGPRGAGAIDITKSLTENIKNVAAKMNRNVDEITLVMLDRERHHGLMKEARDLGARIMLISDGDVNPAMECCIEGSGVHMVVGTGGAPEGVLAAAALKCVGGDMQARLKPETEEEIRRCHEMGITDVNQVLTLDDLVRTDDVIFAATAITRGNLLNAIQYFPGGARTHTIVMRSKTGTVRFLDTVHMDEKLKSLKTK
- the murA gene encoding UDP-N-acetylglucosamine 1-carboxyvinyltransferase, which gives rise to MEKLIIQGGNRLEGRVRVSSAKNAVLPIIAGTLLASTPSKLLEIPNLEDVGTICQVIESLGVKITRNKADDEIIFDASTLTATEAPYELVRKMRASFLVMGPLLARKGEAKISMPGGCAIGARPIDLHLKAFEALGAKIEITEDYVYAHAPEGLKGTQIYLDFPSVGATENVIMAASMAEGKTVIENAAEEPEIVDLATFLNAMGANIRGAGTNVIRIEGVPQLHGAIHTVIPDRIEAGTYLIAAAMAGGDVFVENALPEHLKPVVAKLKEAGVTVEEEIDGIRVISTGKGIKAVDIKTLPYPGFPTDMQAQFMALTTIAEGTSTVTETVFENRFMHVAELRKMGAHIDIDNRQAIVEGMPRLHGAVVNATDLRAGAALVCAALIAEGRTEVGRLHHIDRGYDDFVGKLQRLGADIVRVDE
- a CDS encoding rod shape-determining protein — encoded protein: MFGLTNKSTEPKQNKKKRSRRSKGPALYNEQQNLGAAKVENAKTSSNRKPLRRTKRKSTKLSEGVAKQASHLASNMREAMVKVTKMRRVERRNRETVAIAKTTPAMTLKRLVRPEQVGDLMGRLNRSLNFDLGIDLGTANILIFAKGKGLVLDEPAYIARDDKTGDILALGEAARSMVGRTPKGISVIRPVQAGVIADYDMTEFMLKYFIRSVVPASRLMKTRIIVCVPSGITPVEKRAILEALLRTGAKKTVLIEEPLAAAMGTGLNDADQVGAMVVDVGGGTTDIAVLCDTGVVVSESLRIGGDSFNESIIRYIRRKKRLVIGPLTAEKIKISVGTVDRRAKERTIEVRGRDASSGLPKMVAVNSLEIQRALEAQVMNILEGIKSILEKTPPELVAAINDHGIILTGGGALIDGLDRVITRSVGIASYLVDSPRYAVIKGVAKALDEMSQLRDTLDELQ
- a CDS encoding phosphodiester glycosidase family protein, yielding MKRYLYMTFAVLGFLGSTIPYAEAGNLTGVRVSNHEGTSRIVLDVSEMPVSWTKSYNESTHALTLNLGGTTNGLTGPVAQNNTKTGVLKGIGLQPVNGALQVTLTANKDVQHHEFTLEKPSRIVVDLFSSYAQQTTKDVNKSVTYSKINNTVAEGKIQAFALSVDNDSPMVVAHVPEGKTLSSVIQSHTAIIGAKVKGGSFDRPYSVASDGTIDLERISNRGTLRYTPNRGYFIEEKRPLLQAKTQKDSFLITSVNTGRKENALTLYTSAYGPSTKTNDFGYEVTVANGKVVSGQKGNSKIGENQYVLSGHGESRDALRKLKVGTPITIQNRPELAQVSTTGGAALQAGTMVLKNGNYVGADGTHNKARSFIGTTKDHNLVVLTVDKAGLQSVGVTQQEGAKLLSNLGVVDGAELSNQGSVDLVVNDTYVHKATPNPTTYEDIVIIK